CGTCGGCGAGCGCGTACCGTACGACGGCCGCCATACCGCTCTCGGAGAGGCCCTGACCGCGGAATTCGGGGGCGACCCAGACGCCTTGGATCTGGCAGGCGTGCGGCGTGGCCGCGCCGATCTCCGCCTTGAAGATCACCTTGCCGTCGTCGATGCGGGCGAACGACCGCCCGGCGCCGACCAGTTCGGCCACGCGCGCCTGGTAGAGCAGCCCGCCGTCACCGGCCAGCGGTGAGACGCCGACCTCCTCCGTGAACATCGCCACGCAGGCGGGCATGATCGTCTCCAGCTCCTCCTTACGGATGCGGCGTACGAGAGGGTCGGGCCGCACCGTCTCGGGCTCCCGCTCGGTGACCATGAGCGGCTGATTCGCCCGGACCTCGCGGGCGGGGCCCCAGTTGGGCTCCAGGAGCCGCCAGAGCTGCGCCGTGGGCTCGGCGGGGCCGACGATCGACGAGCAGCGGCGCCCCGTACGACGGGCGCGGTCCGCGAAGGCCCTTACGGCTTCGGGTGAGGCGCAGATCGGTACCAGGTTGGCTCCGGAGTAGCACAGTGAGCGCAGCCGCCCGTCCGCGTACCAGCCCCACATCTCGCCGCCGAGGCGCCAGGGATCGAGTCCCGCCGCCTGGACGCGGGAAGCCACGAAGGCGTTGGCGACGGGCTCACTCTCAAGGATGGCGAGCGCGGCGCCGAGTTCGCCTGGGTCGAGGACCCGAGTGGTGGTCTGCGTCAACACGAGAGGGGCCTCACCATACGTCTGCTGATTCTCCGCACTGTACCCGCCACTTCCGCGCGGTGCCGCGTACACCGAAAGGCCCCGCTCCCCCGACGCCCTGAGGCGTGGGATGCGGGGCCTGTACGGAGACGGAGCGCGGACGGGACAGCGGCAGGGCCGACTGGTCGGCCGGCGGCCCGCAGGCGAACGGCTCCGTGGAGCCTCGGCGCCGGTCCTCAGCTGATGGAGACCTCGGGCTCGCCCGACGGGATGCCGTCCCGCTCCATCTGTGCCGCGATTTTGAGGGCTTCTTCGATGAGGGTCTCGACGATCTTGGATTCGGGGACCGTCTTGATGACCTCGCCCTTGACGAAGATCTGGCCCTTGCCGTTCCCCGACGCCACCCCCAGATCCGCCTCACGCGCCTCACCCGGACCGTTCACCACACAGCCCATCACCGCCACCCGCAACGGAACCTCCATGCCCTCCAGACCCGCGGTCACCTCGTCCGCCAGCTTGTAGACATCGACCTGCGCACGCCCGCAGGACGGGCAGGAAACGATCTCCAGACGGCGCTGCTTCAGATTCAAGGACTCAAGGATCTGAAGGCCGACCTTGACCTCCTCCGCCGGCGGCGCCGACAACGACACCCGGATCGTGTCCCCGATCCCCTCGCTCAGCAGCGCACCGAACGCCACCGCCGACTTGATCGTCCCCTGGAACGCCGGACCCGCCTCCGTCACCCCCAGATGCAGCGGATAATCACACCGGGCCGCCAGCAGCCGGTACGCATTGACCATCACCACCGGATCGTTGTGCTTCACCGAGATCTTGATGTCCCGGAACCCGTGCTCCTCGAACAGCGACGCCTCCCACAACGCCGACTCGACGAGTGCTTCGGGAGTGGCCTTCCCGTACTTCTTCAGAAGCCGGGCGTCCAGCGAACCCGCGTTCACCCCGATACGGATCGGCGTCCCCGCCGCCCCCGCCGCCTTCGCGATCTCCTTCACCTTGTCGTCGAACTGCTTGATGTTCCCCGGATTCACCCGCACCGCCGCACACCCCGCGTCGATCGCCGCGAACACGTACTTCGGCTGGAAATGAATATCCGCGATCACCGGGATCTGCGACTTCCGCGCGATCGTCGACAACGCGTCCGCGTCATCCTGCGTCGGACACGCCACCCGCACGATCTGGCACCCCGACGCCGTCAGCTCCGCGATCTGCTGCAACGTCGCCCCGATGTCCGACGTCCGCGTCGTCGTCATCGACTGCACCGACACCGGCGCATCCCCACCGACAGCCACCGAACCGACCTGGATCCGACGACTGACCCTCCGGTCGGCCAGCTTCACCGGAACATCCGGCATTCCGAGAGAAATCGCAGTCATCTGCTGTGCAACCCCAAGGTGTGGATCGTGGTCCCGAGTTCGGCGGGCTCCGGTCATCGAGATTACGCCACCGGCCCGCCGTACGAGCACATCGCTACCCGCAAACCCCCCAAAGGCTTACGGCCGGGTGCGAAGAGACACCCGGCCGTAAACCCGCGTCCGCCCGGGCGGCACGGGGTGTTCCCCACCACGCGAAGCGTGAGGTCGCGACGCCCCCTGCGAGCTACATGATCTTGACCGGGTTCACCACGTCGGCGATCAGAACCAACAGCGTGAAGCAGATGAAGATCCCGGCCACGACGTACGCGACGGGCATGAGCTTCGCCACGTCGAACGGCCCCGGGTCCGGCCTCTTGAAGATGCGGGCGAGTTTCCTGCGTACGGACTCCCACAGCGCCCCGGCCATGTGCCCGCCGTCGAGCGGCAGCAGCGGCAGCATATTGAAGAGGAACAGCGAGAGATTGAACCCGGCCAGCAGGAACAGCATCATCGCCATCTGGTTCTGGGCCGGAACGTCCAGCGTCATCACCTCGCCGCCGATCCGCGCGGCGCCGACGACGCCCACCGGCGAGTCGTCCTTGCGGTCGCCGTCGGAGAAGGCCGCATTCCAGAGATCGGGGATCTTGGAGGGCAGCGCGATGATCGACTCGACACCGGTGACGATCATGTCGCCCATGCGGTCGACGGAGTCTCCGAAGGAGAGCGGGACGATCTCGGTCGCCGCGGCGAAGCCCAGATACCCGGCGGGCACGAACTTGTCGGGGATGACCTCCCCGTCGGAGTTCTTCTGCGCCACCATGTTCTTCGCGAGCGTCGCCTGGAGGACCTGCTCGTTGCCGTCACGCTCCACCGTGATGCTGGCGGGGCCGATCGTCTCGCGGATGAGGTTCGACAGCACGGACCAGTCCTCGACCCGCTGTCCGTTGAAGGCGACAATCTTGTCGCCCTCCTTGAGACCGGCGGCGCGGGCCGGCGACACCGGATCGCCCGCCGCGCACTTCTCACGCGCGACGTCCTGAGAGATGACGCACTTCTGGACGCCTGCCACCTCGGTGGTCTGGGTCTGGAAGCCGAAACTCATCGCGACGCCCATGAAGATCACGACGGCGAGAACCAGATTCATGAACGGTCCCGCGAACATCACGATCATGCGCTTCCACGGCTTGCGTGTGTAGAAGAGCCGGGTCTCGTCGCCCTCCTTCAGCTCCTCGAAGGCCGCCGACCGGGCGTCCTCGATCATGCCGCGCCAGGGTGAGGTCGACCGTGCCTCGATACGCCCGTCGGCGCCGGGCGGGAACATCCCGATCATGCGGATGTAGCCACCGAGCGGAATCGCCTTGATCCCGTATTCGGTTTCGCCCTTCTTGCGCGACCAGATGGTGGGGCCGAAGCCGACCATGTACTGCGGCACGCGGATACCGAAGTACTTGGCCGTCGACAGGTGACCCAATTCGTGCCACGCGATGGAGAAGAGCAGCCCCACGGCGAAGATCACTATGCCGAGGACTGTCAACAGGATCGTCATGCGCGAGCCTCCGCAGGCTGTTCTTCGCCGAATTTCTCTGCCATTTCGCGGGCCCGGGCGCGCGCCCAGGTCTCCGCCTCGAGGACGTCGGCCACGGTGAGCGAGGTTCCCTTGGCGGGCCGGCCGTGCTCGGCGACGACTTCGGTGACGGTATCCATGATGCCGTTGAACGGCAGCCGCCCCGCGAGAAACGCCTCCACACACTCTTCGTTGGCGGCATTGAACACCGCCGGGGCCGTGCCACCCAGCGATCCGACGTGCCGGGCGAGTCCCACCGACGGGAAGGCCTCGTTGTCGAGCGGGAAGAACTCCCAGGTCGACGCGGTGGACCAGTCGAACGCGGGCGCGGCGTCCGGTACGCGTACCGGCCAGCCGATGCCGACGGCGATCGGTCCGCTCATGTCCGGCGGCGTGGCCTGCGCGAGGGTCGAACCGTCGGTGAACTCCACCATCGAGTGAACGTACGACTGGGGGTGGACGACAACCTCGATGCGGTCGAACGGGATGTCGTACAGCAGATGCGCCTCGATGACCTCCAGCCCCTTGTTGACGAGGGTCGCGGAGTTGATCGTGATCACGGGGCCCATCGCCCAGGTGGGGTGGGCGAGGGCGGCGTCCGGGGTCACGTGGGCCAGCTCGGCCTTCGTACGGCCGCGGAAGGGGCCTCCGGAGGCCGTGACGACCAGCTTGCGCACATCGGCGCGGGTGCCGGCCGCGAGGGCCTGGAAGAGCGCGGCGTGCTCGGAGTCGACCGGGATGATCTGCCCCGGCTTGGCGAGCGCCTTGACCAGCGGGCCGCCGACGATCAGCGACTCCTTGTTGGCGAGGGCGAGCGTACGGCCGGCTTCGAGGGCGGCGAGGGTCGGCGCGAGGCCGATGGATCCCGTGATGCCGTTGAGCACCGTGTGGCATTCGGACGTCGCGAGGTCGGTGGCGGCGTCCGGCCCCGCCAGGATCTCGGGGAGCGGCTCGGAGCCGTACTCCGCACCGAGGGCCTCGCGCAGCGCGGGCACGGTGTCCTCACGGGCGACCGCGACGGTGCGGACCCGGAGCTGTCGCGCCTGTTCGGCGAGCAGTCCGACCCGCCCGCCGGCGGCGGACAGCGCGGTGACACGGAAGCGGTCGGGGTTGCGCAGGACGAGGTCGATCGCCTGCGTGCCGATGGACCCGGTGGAGCCGAGGACGACGACGTCCCGGCGGCCTTCGGACACGTCGAAGGCGATATGGGGGTCGGCGAGGGGGGCTGGACTGTCGCTCATGGCCCCATTCTTGCCGCATCCGGGCGCGGCGTGGGCAGCGCGTGGGGAAAACGGGGCGCGGGGCCGGTCATCGGGGCCGTCGCCGAACCACCGTCTCAGCCCTTCGAGCCCGCCTCGAACTTCTTCCACTGCGCCGTGACGACCTCGTCCGGCACCTTGC
This window of the Streptomyces niveus genome carries:
- the dxr gene encoding 1-deoxy-D-xylulose-5-phosphate reductoisomerase, encoding MSDSPAPLADPHIAFDVSEGRRDVVVLGSTGSIGTQAIDLVLRNPDRFRVTALSAAGGRVGLLAEQARQLRVRTVAVAREDTVPALREALGAEYGSEPLPEILAGPDAATDLATSECHTVLNGITGSIGLAPTLAALEAGRTLALANKESLIVGGPLVKALAKPGQIIPVDSEHAALFQALAAGTRADVRKLVVTASGGPFRGRTKAELAHVTPDAALAHPTWAMGPVITINSATLVNKGLEVIEAHLLYDIPFDRIEVVVHPQSYVHSMVEFTDGSTLAQATPPDMSGPIAVGIGWPVRVPDAAPAFDWSTASTWEFFPLDNEAFPSVGLARHVGSLGGTAPAVFNAANEECVEAFLAGRLPFNGIMDTVTEVVAEHGRPAKGTSLTVADVLEAETWARARAREMAEKFGEEQPAEARA
- a CDS encoding GNAT family N-acetyltransferase; the protein is MLTQTTTRVLDPGELGAALAILESEPVANAFVASRVQAAGLDPWRLGGEMWGWYADGRLRSLCYSGANLVPICASPEAVRAFADRARRTGRRCSSIVGPAEPTAQLWRLLEPNWGPAREVRANQPLMVTEREPETVRPDPLVRRIRKEELETIMPACVAMFTEEVGVSPLAGDGGLLYQARVAELVGAGRSFARIDDGKVIFKAEIGAATPHACQIQGVWVAPEFRGQGLSESGMAAVVRYALADVAPVVSLYVNDYNTPARASYRRVGFREVGAFMSVLF
- the ispG gene encoding flavodoxin-dependent (E)-4-hydroxy-3-methylbut-2-enyl-diphosphate synthase, which translates into the protein MTAISLGMPDVPVKLADRRVSRRIQVGSVAVGGDAPVSVQSMTTTRTSDIGATLQQIAELTASGCQIVRVACPTQDDADALSTIARKSQIPVIADIHFQPKYVFAAIDAGCAAVRVNPGNIKQFDDKVKEIAKAAGAAGTPIRIGVNAGSLDARLLKKYGKATPEALVESALWEASLFEEHGFRDIKISVKHNDPVVMVNAYRLLAARCDYPLHLGVTEAGPAFQGTIKSAVAFGALLSEGIGDTIRVSLSAPPAEEVKVGLQILESLNLKQRRLEIVSCPSCGRAQVDVYKLADEVTAGLEGMEVPLRVAVMGCVVNGPGEAREADLGVASGNGKGQIFVKGEVIKTVPESKIVETLIEEALKIAAQMERDGIPSGEPEVSIS
- a CDS encoding M50 family metallopeptidase, which encodes MTILLTVLGIVIFAVGLLFSIAWHELGHLSTAKYFGIRVPQYMVGFGPTIWSRKKGETEYGIKAIPLGGYIRMIGMFPPGADGRIEARSTSPWRGMIEDARSAAFEELKEGDETRLFYTRKPWKRMIVMFAGPFMNLVLAVVIFMGVAMSFGFQTQTTEVAGVQKCVISQDVAREKCAAGDPVSPARAAGLKEGDKIVAFNGQRVEDWSVLSNLIRETIGPASITVERDGNEQVLQATLAKNMVAQKNSDGEVIPDKFVPAGYLGFAAATEIVPLSFGDSVDRMGDMIVTGVESIIALPSKIPDLWNAAFSDGDRKDDSPVGVVGAARIGGEVMTLDVPAQNQMAMMLFLLAGFNLSLFLFNMLPLLPLDGGHMAGALWESVRRKLARIFKRPDPGPFDVAKLMPVAYVVAGIFICFTLLVLIADVVNPVKIM